A genomic window from Elaeis guineensis isolate ETL-2024a chromosome 3, EG11, whole genome shotgun sequence includes:
- the LOC105041982 gene encoding pectinesterase 3 isoform X1, whose amino-acid sequence METIKSFKGLPLDTIKSFKGLPMDTMKSFKGYGKVNEADDREFRRKTRKRLIIIAVSAVLLVAIVGIIIGVMVSKHGNNASSSTTPSDSIKAMCSVTRYPDSCYSSISSAKGANLTNDPEELFKFSLTVAADALSKISALTDTFTIPSNDKRLEEALKDCKALFDDAIDRLNDSLASMQAGHEEKILTPSKIDDLKTWLSAAVTDQETCLDGFEGTTGDIKVKMEKAMVDSMHFTSNSLAIVAGILGILEKLNFPIHRKLLATTATVHYPVWATTAQRRALLQDSRRWTPNVTVAQDGSGQVKTIKEAIELVPKKNADPFVIRIKEGVYKENVVVDKSKWNVMMFGDGMNKTVIDGSLNFIDGTPTFSTATFVVTGRRFMAKDMGFRNSAGPQKHQAVALRAGSDRSVFYRCSFDGFQDTLYAHSLRQFYRECDIIGTVDFIFGDASVIFQDCRIMPREPLPNQMNTITAQGKKDPNENTGISIQGCTITPYDKLTRPTYLGRPWKDYSTTIVMQSEIGAVVDPAGWLPWVLGMVPPDTISYAEYQNTGPGSSVAGRVTWPGYKPAISADEANKYTVESFLKGSDWIPEGGVEFQSNLGSVIEG is encoded by the exons ATGGAAACCATCAAATCCTTCAAAGGCTTGCCGTTGGACACCATCAAATCCTTCAAAGGCTTGCCAATGGACACCATGAAATCCTTCAAAGGCTACGGCAAGGTGAACGAGGCCGACGACCGTGAATTCCGCCGGAAAACGAGAAAGCGTCTCATCATCATCGCAGTTTCTGCAGTCCTCCTAGTTGCAATCGTAGGCATCATAATCGGTGTCATGGTGAGCAAGCATGGCAACAACGCTTCTTCATCGACAACCCCCTCCGATTCGATAAAAGCTATGTGTAGTGTGACAAGGTACCCAGACTCATGCTACTCTAGCATCTCTTCAGCGAAGGGTGCCAACTTAACTAATGATCCGGAGGAGCTCTTCAAATTCTCCCTCACCGTCGCGGCCGATGCACTCTCGAAGATCTCTGCCTTGACCGACACTTTCACCATCCCATCCAATGATAAGAGGCTCGAGGAGGCGCTAAAAGACTGTAAAGCGTTGTTTGATGATGCCATCGATCGGTTAAATGATTCGCTCGCATCAATGCAAGCAGGGCACGAAGAGAAGATACTGACTCCATCCAAGATCGATGACCTCAAGACATGGCTCAGCGCTGCGGTCACCGACCAAGAGACATGCTTGGATGGGTTCGAGGGCACGACAGGTGACATCAAGGTGAAGATGGAGAAAGCCATGGTGGACTCCATGCATTTCACAAGTAATAGTTTGGCAATTGTGGCTGGAATCCTGGGTATTCTCGAGAAGTTAAATTTTCCTATTCATAGAAAGCTGCTAGCAACCACCGCCACTGTACACTATCCTGTTTGGGCGACCACCGCACAGAGGAGGGCTCTTTTACAAGATTCAAGACGATGGACACCCAATGTGACAGTGGCACAAGATGGAAGCGGGCAAGTTAAGACGATCAAGGAGGCTATAGAATTAGTCCCAAAGAAGAACGCGGACCCATTCGTCATTCGCATCAAGGAAGGTGTATACAAAGAGAATGTGGTGGTGGACAAGAGCAAATGGAATGTTATGATGTTCGGAGATGGTATGAACAAGACGGTTATTGATGGGAGCTTGAATTTTATTGACGGGACACCCACTTTTTCTACGGCAACCTTCG TTGTCACCGGAAGGAGGTTCATGGCGAAGGACATGGGCTTCAGGAATTCTGCTGGTCCACAGAAACACCAGGCTGTTGCTCTCCGGGCTGGCTCCGACCGCTCCGTCTTCTACCGCTGCTCCTTCGATGGATTCCAAGACACACTCTATGCTCACTCCCTCCGCCAGTTCTATCGTGAGTGCGATATCATCGGCACCGTCGATTTCATCTTCGGTGATGCATCTGTCATCTTTCAGGATTGCAGGATCATGCCCAGGGAACCACTGCCCAACCAGATGAACACAATAACAGCCCAGGGCAAGAAGGACCCCAATGAGAACACTGGCATATCAATTCAAGGATGCACAATTACACCCTATGACAAGTTGACAAGGCCCACATACCTTGGTAGACCATGGAAGGACTACTCCACGACGATCGTCATGCAATCGGAGATCGGAGCAGTCGTCGATCCTGCTGGCTGGCTTCCATGGGTACTTGGCATGGTGCCTCCAGATACTATATCATATGCAGAGTACCAGAACACAGGGCCAGGGTCTAGTGTTGCAGGCCGGGTCACATGGCCTGGTTACAAGCCAGCAATTAGCGCAGATGAAGCAAACAAGTATACAGTGGAATCCTTTCTAAAGGGCAGTGATTGGATACCAGAGGGTGGTGTGGAATTCCAATCCAATTTGGGATCAGTGATTGAAGGATAA
- the LOC105041982 gene encoding pectinesterase 3 isoform X2 gives METIKSFKGLPLDTIKSFKGYGKVNEADDREFRRKTRKRLIIIAVSAVLLVAIVGIIIGVMVSKHGNNASSSTTPSDSIKAMCSVTRYPDSCYSSISSAKGANLTNDPEELFKFSLTVAADALSKISALTDTFTIPSNDKRLEEALKDCKALFDDAIDRLNDSLASMQAGHEEKILTPSKIDDLKTWLSAAVTDQETCLDGFEGTTGDIKVKMEKAMVDSMHFTSNSLAIVAGILGILEKLNFPIHRKLLATTATVHYPVWATTAQRRALLQDSRRWTPNVTVAQDGSGQVKTIKEAIELVPKKNADPFVIRIKEGVYKENVVVDKSKWNVMMFGDGMNKTVIDGSLNFIDGTPTFSTATFVVTGRRFMAKDMGFRNSAGPQKHQAVALRAGSDRSVFYRCSFDGFQDTLYAHSLRQFYRECDIIGTVDFIFGDASVIFQDCRIMPREPLPNQMNTITAQGKKDPNENTGISIQGCTITPYDKLTRPTYLGRPWKDYSTTIVMQSEIGAVVDPAGWLPWVLGMVPPDTISYAEYQNTGPGSSVAGRVTWPGYKPAISADEANKYTVESFLKGSDWIPEGGVEFQSNLGSVIEG, from the exons ATGGAAACCATCAAATCCTTCAAAGGCTTGCCGTTGGACACCATCAAATCCTTCAAAG GCTACGGCAAGGTGAACGAGGCCGACGACCGTGAATTCCGCCGGAAAACGAGAAAGCGTCTCATCATCATCGCAGTTTCTGCAGTCCTCCTAGTTGCAATCGTAGGCATCATAATCGGTGTCATGGTGAGCAAGCATGGCAACAACGCTTCTTCATCGACAACCCCCTCCGATTCGATAAAAGCTATGTGTAGTGTGACAAGGTACCCAGACTCATGCTACTCTAGCATCTCTTCAGCGAAGGGTGCCAACTTAACTAATGATCCGGAGGAGCTCTTCAAATTCTCCCTCACCGTCGCGGCCGATGCACTCTCGAAGATCTCTGCCTTGACCGACACTTTCACCATCCCATCCAATGATAAGAGGCTCGAGGAGGCGCTAAAAGACTGTAAAGCGTTGTTTGATGATGCCATCGATCGGTTAAATGATTCGCTCGCATCAATGCAAGCAGGGCACGAAGAGAAGATACTGACTCCATCCAAGATCGATGACCTCAAGACATGGCTCAGCGCTGCGGTCACCGACCAAGAGACATGCTTGGATGGGTTCGAGGGCACGACAGGTGACATCAAGGTGAAGATGGAGAAAGCCATGGTGGACTCCATGCATTTCACAAGTAATAGTTTGGCAATTGTGGCTGGAATCCTGGGTATTCTCGAGAAGTTAAATTTTCCTATTCATAGAAAGCTGCTAGCAACCACCGCCACTGTACACTATCCTGTTTGGGCGACCACCGCACAGAGGAGGGCTCTTTTACAAGATTCAAGACGATGGACACCCAATGTGACAGTGGCACAAGATGGAAGCGGGCAAGTTAAGACGATCAAGGAGGCTATAGAATTAGTCCCAAAGAAGAACGCGGACCCATTCGTCATTCGCATCAAGGAAGGTGTATACAAAGAGAATGTGGTGGTGGACAAGAGCAAATGGAATGTTATGATGTTCGGAGATGGTATGAACAAGACGGTTATTGATGGGAGCTTGAATTTTATTGACGGGACACCCACTTTTTCTACGGCAACCTTCG TTGTCACCGGAAGGAGGTTCATGGCGAAGGACATGGGCTTCAGGAATTCTGCTGGTCCACAGAAACACCAGGCTGTTGCTCTCCGGGCTGGCTCCGACCGCTCCGTCTTCTACCGCTGCTCCTTCGATGGATTCCAAGACACACTCTATGCTCACTCCCTCCGCCAGTTCTATCGTGAGTGCGATATCATCGGCACCGTCGATTTCATCTTCGGTGATGCATCTGTCATCTTTCAGGATTGCAGGATCATGCCCAGGGAACCACTGCCCAACCAGATGAACACAATAACAGCCCAGGGCAAGAAGGACCCCAATGAGAACACTGGCATATCAATTCAAGGATGCACAATTACACCCTATGACAAGTTGACAAGGCCCACATACCTTGGTAGACCATGGAAGGACTACTCCACGACGATCGTCATGCAATCGGAGATCGGAGCAGTCGTCGATCCTGCTGGCTGGCTTCCATGGGTACTTGGCATGGTGCCTCCAGATACTATATCATATGCAGAGTACCAGAACACAGGGCCAGGGTCTAGTGTTGCAGGCCGGGTCACATGGCCTGGTTACAAGCCAGCAATTAGCGCAGATGAAGCAAACAAGTATACAGTGGAATCCTTTCTAAAGGGCAGTGATTGGATACCAGAGGGTGGTGTGGAATTCCAATCCAATTTGGGATCAGTGATTGAAGGATAA